A single window of Bradyrhizobium daqingense DNA harbors:
- a CDS encoding MBL fold metallo-hydrolase, whose protein sequence is MSVTIQFCGAARTVTGSCYLFVTPKGQFLVDCGLFQGPKTLKALNYGAFPFRPADVDAVLLTHAHIDHSGLLPKLKREGFSGPILATRGTIDLCSYMLPDAGNIQETEVAALNRRNAARGRGAVTAIYTQADAIATLDAFRPVEYQAWYAVIPGVRARYWNAGHLLGSASIELEFAEQGRNGGPLRVLMSGDIGPDAKLLEPDPEAPTSLDYVFCESTYGDSDRPSTTHALRRAHLAQEVRDAASGRGALLIPAFAVERTQELIVDLADLMVRGEIPTAPIFLDSPLAIRATEVFRNNTASLDPSADLDRLLTSSQLHFTETVDESKSIARLSGFHIIIAASGMCDAGRIRHHLKRWLWRRECTVLLAGFQAQGTLGRFLRDGAKAVRIQGEEIKVAARIRYIDEYSGHADGPELARWIAARRPIHRGLFIVHGEEHALGGLLHRVAERTVPTAQIFTPMLDDVYELSTAAPTPIDVARRRRLAPDAVVSLDWHNDMSKLLLDINDQIEAAADDRSRGVIIRKLRRALEGM, encoded by the coding sequence GTGAGCGTCACCATCCAGTTTTGCGGCGCCGCCCGCACCGTTACCGGCTCCTGCTATCTCTTTGTTACGCCGAAAGGACAATTCCTGGTCGATTGCGGGTTGTTTCAGGGACCGAAAACGTTGAAAGCGCTGAACTACGGTGCGTTCCCGTTCCGCCCGGCGGATGTCGACGCCGTTTTGCTGACGCACGCCCACATCGACCACAGCGGGCTCCTGCCGAAGCTCAAGCGTGAAGGCTTTTCAGGCCCGATCCTGGCGACGCGCGGCACCATCGACCTCTGCTCCTACATGCTTCCCGACGCAGGCAACATCCAGGAAACGGAGGTTGCCGCCCTGAACCGCCGAAACGCCGCCCGAGGGCGGGGCGCTGTAACGGCCATCTATACACAAGCCGATGCGATTGCGACCCTGGATGCCTTTCGGCCCGTCGAATACCAGGCGTGGTACGCGGTGATACCTGGCGTCCGCGCCCGCTATTGGAATGCGGGACATTTGCTCGGCTCGGCTTCGATCGAGCTGGAATTCGCCGAGCAAGGCAGAAACGGAGGGCCGTTGCGTGTCCTGATGTCGGGTGACATCGGCCCAGACGCCAAACTGCTGGAGCCGGATCCGGAGGCACCGACCAGCCTCGACTACGTATTTTGCGAGTCGACCTACGGCGATAGCGACCGCCCGTCCACAACTCACGCACTGCGTCGCGCGCATCTCGCCCAGGAGGTGCGCGATGCCGCCAGCGGGCGCGGCGCACTGTTAATCCCCGCTTTTGCGGTAGAACGGACCCAGGAGCTGATCGTCGATCTGGCCGACTTGATGGTCCGCGGTGAGATTCCGACCGCACCAATTTTCCTCGATTCGCCTTTGGCGATCCGTGCGACGGAAGTCTTTCGGAATAACACGGCCAGTCTCGATCCGAGCGCCGATTTGGACCGGCTTCTGACTTCCAGTCAGTTGCACTTCACGGAAACCGTTGATGAGAGCAAGTCGATCGCCAGGCTCTCCGGCTTCCATATCATCATTGCCGCAAGTGGAATGTGCGACGCCGGCCGCATCCGCCATCATCTGAAGCGATGGTTGTGGCGCAGGGAGTGCACGGTCTTGCTCGCGGGATTCCAGGCACAAGGTACCCTAGGCCGCTTTCTGCGAGATGGCGCGAAAGCGGTGAGGATACAGGGCGAAGAGATCAAAGTCGCTGCGAGGATTCGATATATCGACGAATACTCAGGGCACGCCGACGGTCCGGAACTCGCGCGCTGGATTGCCGCGCGGCGACCCATTCATCGCGGTCTGTTCATCGTGCATGGGGAGGAGCACGCGCTCGGAGGCCTTCTGCACCGGGTCGCCGAGCGAACCGTTCCGACCGCGCAGATTTTCACGCCTATGCTGGACGACGTCTACGAATTATCGACAGCCGCGCCGACACCGATCGACGTTGCTCGCCGCCGCAGGCTCGCTCCCGATGCAGTCGTCAGCCTCGATTGGCACAACGATATGTCCAAACTGCTTCTCGATATCAATGACCAGATCGAAGCGGCCGCAGACGATCGATCACGGGGCGTGATCATCCGAAAATTGCGCAGAGCGCTTGAAGGCATGTGA
- a CDS encoding ArsR/SmtB family transcription factor, whose protein sequence is MAARAFDLETFEKQAVEVAGILRALANERRLMILCNLVECGESNVNALAEAVGLSQSALSQHLAKMREEGLVAFRRESQTLWYRIADPRIEQLFATLHELYCKPVKAKS, encoded by the coding sequence ATGGCTGCCCGGGCCTTCGATCTGGAGACATTCGAAAAGCAGGCCGTTGAGGTCGCCGGCATCCTGCGCGCGCTCGCCAACGAGCGTCGGCTGATGATCCTGTGCAACCTCGTCGAATGCGGCGAGAGCAACGTGAATGCCCTCGCGGAAGCCGTGGGGCTGTCGCAATCGGCCCTGTCGCAGCACCTCGCAAAGATGCGCGAGGAGGGGCTCGTCGCCTTTCGGCGCGAAAGCCAAACGCTCTGGTACCGGATCGCCGATCCGCGCATCGAGCAACTTTTTGCGACGCTGCACGAGCTCTATTGCAAGCCCGTCAAGGCGAAGAGCTGA
- a CDS encoding DUF6064 family protein: MLPFSVEQFFGAFASYNRAIWPAQIVALMIGGLAFALVFRRCKRSDEIIAGVLAAMWAWTGLIYHLIFFAPINKMAYAFGALFAVQAMAFGYVGVIQGRMTFGRSSGPAAWIGIAFVLYAAAIYWLFGVATGHDLAELPAFGVRPCPVTIFTFGMLLLTIRPIPRLLLIIPILWSLIGGSAAILLHVPQDWVLLVSGIVSAVLLAGRDQRLASASSR; this comes from the coding sequence ATGTTGCCGTTCTCTGTCGAGCAATTTTTCGGGGCCTTCGCGAGCTACAACAGAGCGATCTGGCCGGCGCAGATCGTTGCCTTGATGATAGGGGGCCTGGCGTTCGCACTGGTATTCCGCAGGTGCAAGCGATCCGATGAGATCATCGCCGGTGTCCTTGCTGCGATGTGGGCGTGGACGGGGCTCATCTATCATTTGATATTTTTCGCGCCGATCAACAAAATGGCCTATGCATTCGGTGCGCTGTTCGCAGTTCAGGCCATGGCGTTTGGATACGTTGGCGTCATACAGGGTCGAATGACTTTCGGCCGGAGCAGCGGTCCGGCGGCATGGATTGGCATTGCATTCGTTCTCTATGCGGCTGCCATCTACTGGCTTTTTGGAGTGGCGACCGGTCATGACCTTGCGGAACTGCCTGCGTTCGGTGTAAGGCCATGCCCCGTCACGATCTTCACGTTCGGGATGTTGCTGCTCACAATCCGGCCGATCCCCCGCCTGCTGCTGATTATTCCTATCCTCTGGTCGCTCATCGGCGGCAGCGCGGCAATCCTGCTGCATGTGCCGCAGGACTGGGTGCTGCTCGTGAGTGGAATCGTATCAGCCGTTTTGCTCGCTGGCCGCGACCAGAGGCTGGCGTCAGCCTCCTCGCGGTGA
- a CDS encoding thymidine phosphorylase family protein yields MNAIPPGRAQLRSRRVNLDTGRENVVVISRRSTALRPDLFRGFSRVELRSGSKTQLATVLLTDDDGLVGPDQLGMAEPAFRRFGQPAGTYIAVTPAPSPPSLDAVRAKIQGKTLEAPEIGAIVDDLVHYRYSDMEIAAFLVSSANFMTSGELIALTEAMARAGTQLRWNTKTVVDKHCIGGIPGNRTSMIVVPIVAAHGLTIPKTSSRAITSPAGTADTMEVLARVDLSVEAMKEVVASCNGCLAWGGHVNLSPADDILIGVERPLALDTHEQMVASIMSKKLAAGSTHLLIDLPVGPNAKLTTASQAMRLRKLFQFVGDRFGLVVEVVTTDGRQPIGRGIGPALEAQDVMAVLANEPQAPRDLREKSLRLAAHLLEHDPDLRGGTGYARASELLESGAALRQMVKIIEAQGPAPSASKIGTLTIDVCAERDGVVAAIDCLRLNRLARTAGAPLDKGAGIKLYKKIGDRVEQGEPLYRIHAFEPSAFDLAVGMAQLDSAYRIEPQAGAAP; encoded by the coding sequence ATGAACGCCATTCCACCCGGCCGCGCGCAGCTCAGATCCCGCCGTGTCAATCTCGACACCGGCCGGGAAAACGTCGTTGTAATCTCCCGTCGCTCAACGGCGCTGCGGCCGGACCTGTTTCGAGGATTTTCGAGAGTCGAGCTGCGCAGCGGCTCGAAGACGCAGCTGGCGACGGTGCTTCTCACCGATGATGACGGCCTGGTCGGGCCCGACCAGCTTGGCATGGCGGAGCCGGCGTTTCGGCGCTTTGGACAGCCGGCAGGCACCTACATTGCGGTTACCCCTGCTCCCTCCCCGCCAAGCCTGGACGCGGTTCGCGCCAAGATTCAGGGCAAGACACTTGAAGCTCCCGAGATCGGCGCAATTGTCGACGATCTCGTGCATTACCGCTATTCGGACATGGAAATCGCTGCATTCCTCGTCAGTTCCGCAAATTTCATGACATCCGGGGAGTTGATCGCGCTCACAGAGGCCATGGCCAGAGCCGGGACGCAGCTCAGATGGAATACGAAGACTGTCGTCGACAAGCATTGCATTGGCGGCATTCCCGGCAATCGCACGTCGATGATCGTGGTGCCGATTGTAGCCGCACACGGGCTGACAATCCCGAAGACGTCGTCACGCGCAATCACGTCGCCAGCCGGAACGGCCGACACCATGGAGGTGCTGGCCCGGGTCGACCTCAGCGTCGAAGCTATGAAAGAGGTCGTCGCGTCGTGCAATGGCTGTCTTGCATGGGGCGGACACGTCAACCTGTCTCCGGCAGACGACATCCTGATCGGCGTCGAGCGACCACTGGCGCTGGATACGCACGAACAGATGGTTGCATCCATCATGTCGAAGAAGCTGGCTGCCGGCTCGACGCATCTTCTCATCGACCTTCCGGTTGGGCCCAACGCCAAGCTTACGACTGCATCCCAGGCTATGCGACTTCGCAAGCTGTTTCAGTTCGTCGGCGATCGATTTGGCCTCGTAGTGGAGGTCGTGACCACTGATGGACGGCAGCCCATCGGCAGGGGTATCGGCCCGGCGCTTGAGGCACAGGACGTAATGGCAGTCCTTGCTAATGAGCCCCAAGCCCCGCGCGATCTTCGTGAGAAGTCGCTACGCCTTGCCGCCCACCTTCTGGAACACGACCCTGATTTGCGCGGTGGCACCGGCTATGCGCGGGCAAGCGAGCTCCTGGAAAGCGGGGCGGCGCTTCGACAGATGGTGAAGATCATCGAGGCCCAGGGCCCTGCGCCTTCCGCGAGCAAAATCGGCACCCTTACCATCGACGTTTGCGCCGAACGAGATGGTGTCGTCGCAGCGATCGATTGCTTGCGTCTCAACCGGCTGGCGCGGACGGCCGGCGCCCCGCTCGACAAGGGCGCCGGCATCAAGTTGTACAAGAAGATTGGCGATCGGGTCGAGCAAGGAGAGCCGCTCTATCGCATTCACGCGTTCGAGCCCTCGGCGTTTGACCTTGCTGTCGGCATGGCCCAGCTGGACTCTGCTTACCGGATCGAACCGCAAGCCGGGGCAGCACCATGA
- a CDS encoding CBS domain-containing protein translates to MRASDIMRRSFATVKPEAPLLEALHLLLETNQRGLPVLDDEGALVGIIAEGDFLHRRELGVTYPEGCWLEWLLGKQEGELARERTRGLRVEAVMSRHPVCVDENATIDAVVKEMDVYQISQVPVLRKRKVVGIVGRMQMLTALASCLGEPGRA, encoded by the coding sequence ATGCGGGCATCAGATATCATGCGGAGGTCGTTTGCAACCGTGAAGCCGGAAGCGCCGCTGCTGGAGGCGCTCCATCTCCTGCTCGAGACCAATCAGCGCGGCCTGCCGGTCCTCGATGATGAAGGGGCCTTGGTCGGCATCATTGCCGAAGGCGACTTCCTCCATCGTCGCGAGTTGGGCGTCACCTATCCCGAAGGGTGTTGGCTCGAATGGTTACTGGGGAAGCAGGAGGGCGAGCTCGCTCGTGAGCGAACCAGGGGACTGCGGGTCGAAGCAGTCATGAGCCGTCATCCTGTTTGCGTCGACGAGAATGCCACGATCGATGCTGTCGTCAAGGAAATGGATGTCTACCAGATCTCGCAGGTGCCGGTGCTCCGCAAGAGAAAGGTCGTGGGTATCGTGGGCCGAATGCAGATGCTCACAGCGCTGGCAAGCTGTCTTGGGGAGCCTGGCAGGGCTTAA
- a CDS encoding ribose-phosphate pyrophosphokinase, with protein MTRSAVQWLPTSTHFGLRLAETLGIVGHEIILHRFPDGELRATVGPAATTTIVCCSLNQPNEKLIALLFAAEALRRGGAKRLVLVSPYLGYMRQDAAFHPGEAISQRAIGTLLASTFDCVITFDAHLHRTPNLAGVFPGIEAHNLSAAPAIEAVLRADTVAPTTVVVGPDEESRSWVADIAGRLGLSYSVARKVRRTDQSVQIAFPDTTLFAGRPVLFIDDIVSSGGTLTACAEALAASGASSIEAIIVHALFPPAFMTEFGRAGIRSVRSTNSVPHPTNAIRLDDLLARALRREVVGMPETGSPP; from the coding sequence ATGACCCGGAGCGCAGTTCAATGGCTGCCCACTTCCACCCATTTCGGGCTTCGGCTTGCTGAAACTCTGGGTATTGTCGGCCATGAAATCATCTTGCATCGATTTCCCGATGGCGAGCTGCGGGCGACCGTCGGCCCAGCGGCAACCACCACGATAGTCTGTTGCTCGCTCAATCAGCCCAATGAAAAGCTGATTGCGCTGTTGTTTGCTGCAGAAGCCTTGCGGCGCGGTGGAGCCAAGCGGCTCGTGCTCGTTTCGCCTTATCTCGGCTACATGCGCCAGGACGCAGCGTTCCATCCCGGCGAGGCGATCAGTCAGCGCGCAATCGGTACCCTTCTGGCGAGCACCTTCGATTGCGTCATCACGTTTGATGCCCATCTCCATCGGACGCCCAATCTCGCCGGGGTCTTTCCTGGCATTGAAGCGCACAACCTGTCGGCGGCTCCTGCGATCGAAGCTGTGCTTCGTGCCGACACAGTCGCGCCCACGACGGTCGTGGTCGGCCCCGATGAGGAGTCGCGATCTTGGGTGGCCGACATTGCCGGCCGTCTCGGACTTTCGTACAGCGTGGCGCGAAAAGTACGCCGGACTGATCAATCGGTGCAGATCGCATTCCCGGACACGACGCTGTTCGCCGGGCGTCCCGTGCTCTTCATCGACGACATCGTGTCGTCCGGTGGGACCCTTACCGCCTGCGCGGAAGCTCTTGCCGCGTCAGGAGCCTCTTCTATCGAGGCCATTATCGTTCATGCACTATTTCCGCCGGCGTTTATGACAGAGTTCGGTCGCGCCGGCATTCGTTCCGTCCGATCCACCAACAGTGTGCCACATCCAACCAACGCCATCCGCCTCGACGATCTTCTCGCCCGCGCGTTGCGGCGGGAAGTTGTTGGCATGCCGGAGACTGGGAGTCCCCCGTGA
- a CDS encoding universal stress protein: protein MGADLIVTGGYGHSRLGEWMFSGMTNSLLQQARVCLMMVH from the coding sequence GTGGGCGCCGACCTCATCGTTACAGGAGGTTATGGACATAGCCGGTTGGGCGAATGGATGTTCAGCGGCATGACGAATAGCCTTCTGCAGCAGGCGCGAGTCTGCCTGATGATGGTCCACTAG
- a CDS encoding MBL fold metallo-hydrolase: MPGQPIIRAFFDEPTNTVSYLVADPATKKAAIIDPVFDYDHNSGEVDTRSVASMLRTAEEAAYTIEWVLETHAHADHLSGAPFIKAKTGAQIGIGEHIKDVQRIFRPIFNATDLKTDGSDFDRLFRDDERFKIGELDVEVIFTPGHTPADVSYKIEDALFVGDTLFMPDYGTARADFPGGDAHKLYRSIKRLLALPPETRLFMCHDYKAPGRDTYAWETTVREQREKNVQAKEGVTEAEFVAMRQARDATLSAPRLLLPSIQVNIRAGKFPPAEANGVRYLTIPVTLKGGAETCV, translated from the coding sequence ATGCCAGGACAACCCATCATCCGAGCGTTCTTCGACGAGCCGACCAACACGGTGAGCTACCTGGTCGCCGATCCGGCGACCAAGAAGGCCGCTATCATCGACCCCGTATTTGATTACGACCACAACTCGGGCGAGGTGGACACGCGATCGGTAGCGTCCATGCTGAGGACCGCCGAAGAGGCGGCCTACACGATCGAATGGGTGCTGGAGACGCATGCCCATGCCGATCATCTCTCGGGCGCCCCCTTCATCAAGGCGAAGACCGGTGCCCAAATCGGCATCGGCGAACACATCAAGGACGTGCAGCGCATCTTCCGGCCGATATTCAATGCCACCGACCTGAAGACGGACGGCAGCGACTTCGACCGCCTCTTCCGGGACGACGAGCGCTTCAAGATCGGCGAACTCGACGTGGAGGTGATCTTCACGCCCGGGCACACGCCCGCCGACGTCTCTTACAAGATCGAGGATGCCCTGTTCGTCGGCGACACCCTGTTCATGCCGGACTACGGCACGGCGCGGGCCGACTTCCCAGGCGGCGACGCGCACAAGCTCTACCGGTCGATCAAGCGCCTCCTGGCGCTGCCACCCGAGACACGGCTATTTATGTGTCACGACTATAAGGCGCCGGGCCGCGACACATACGCCTGGGAGACCACGGTGCGCGAACAGCGCGAGAAGAACGTCCAGGCCAAGGAGGGTGTCACGGAGGCTGAATTCGTGGCCATGCGCCAAGCGCGCGATGCCACGCTCTCAGCGCCCAGGCTGCTACTACCTTCCATCCAGGTCAACATTCGCGCCGGCAAATTTCCGCCTGCCGAAGCCAACGGAGTACGCTATCTCACCATTCCCGTGACGCTGAAAGGAGGAGCGGAGACCTGCGTTTGA
- a CDS encoding c-type cytochrome translates to MVSFSRKCLVMAGLTAGFAAVAQAEDLDMGRSEFQSSCASCHGTDARGKGPVSNQLKIPPADLTMLAKNNNGVFPTNAVYEIVEGLKTIPAHGTREMPVWGERFNPVLNLPHYVDPYYWKMAGPEQSPEVVVRKRILAVIDYLSRNQQE, encoded by the coding sequence ATGGTAAGCTTTAGTAGAAAATGTTTGGTAATGGCCGGTCTGACCGCTGGTTTCGCCGCCGTAGCCCAGGCTGAAGACCTCGACATGGGAAGGTCAGAGTTTCAATCTTCGTGCGCCAGCTGTCATGGTACGGATGCGAGGGGCAAAGGACCGGTTAGCAACCAGCTTAAGATACCGCCTGCCGATCTGACGATGTTAGCCAAGAACAACAACGGTGTATTTCCCACGAACGCTGTTTATGAGATCGTAGAGGGATTGAAGACAATTCCAGCTCACGGCACTCGCGAAATGCCAGTTTGGGGAGAGCGATTCAACCCCGTCCTCAACTTGCCTCACTATGTTGATCCGTATTATTGGAAGATGGCTGGACCGGAGCAAAGCCCGGAAGTCGTCGTGCGAAAACGCATCCTCGCTGTTATCGATTATCTGAGCCGCAATCAGCAAGAGTAG
- a CDS encoding OpgC domain-containing protein — MGPLHKMPDRDIRLDACRGIALWFVFINHIPGNICSWLTLSHYGFSDTTEVFMFVSGLTCTMAYGHVFRSAGTWATICHTVRRIWEIYSAFLLLTLFLVVAVHWMDADLADEANVAIVLQKPGEALSRAAILQYRPVNTDVLPTFVLFHLLFAPWLLLLLRWPNAALAASALLYGLVQTYGWNFRGWPTNDWYFNPFAWQFLVTIGGWWAVVGHGRLAPFVMSRPAIMLSAAYLIWSLAVTMSWINPALELVVPQFLKALVYPIDKSDLDPLRLLHFLALAVCVANLAPAHWSVMRSRMLLGAVRCGENSLEIYCVGVLLSLAAYLVLRTISDGMLAQVIVSGTGIALLTVFATLLTGFAGLAAPRIRLL; from the coding sequence ATGGGTCCACTCCACAAGATGCCAGACCGCGACATTCGGCTCGATGCCTGCAGAGGCATTGCACTCTGGTTCGTCTTCATCAACCACATACCAGGGAATATCTGTAGCTGGCTAACGTTGAGCCATTATGGATTCAGCGACACCACTGAAGTCTTCATGTTTGTCTCGGGGCTGACGTGCACGATGGCATATGGACACGTGTTCAGAAGCGCCGGGACTTGGGCGACGATCTGTCATACGGTTCGGCGGATCTGGGAGATTTATTCGGCATTTCTGCTGTTGACGCTGTTTCTGGTCGTGGCAGTTCATTGGATGGATGCCGACCTCGCAGACGAGGCAAATGTGGCGATCGTCCTGCAGAAGCCGGGAGAAGCGCTGTCGCGTGCGGCGATCCTGCAATACCGTCCCGTCAATACGGACGTGCTGCCGACCTTCGTGCTCTTCCATTTACTGTTTGCGCCGTGGCTCCTGCTTTTGCTCAGATGGCCAAATGCGGCCTTGGCCGCTTCGGCTCTGCTGTACGGCTTGGTCCAGACTTACGGCTGGAACTTTCGGGGGTGGCCGACGAACGACTGGTATTTCAACCCGTTCGCCTGGCAATTCCTCGTCACGATCGGTGGATGGTGGGCGGTGGTGGGGCATGGGCGGTTGGCGCCATTCGTGATGTCGCGTCCGGCGATCATGCTTTCGGCCGCATACCTGATTTGGTCACTGGCTGTTACAATGAGTTGGATCAATCCGGCTCTTGAGCTCGTAGTTCCTCAATTCCTGAAAGCCTTGGTCTATCCGATAGACAAGTCGGATCTTGATCCGCTGCGGCTTCTGCATTTCCTTGCGCTTGCGGTCTGCGTCGCCAACCTCGCGCCGGCGCATTGGAGCGTCATGCGGTCACGCATGCTCTTGGGAGCTGTTCGTTGCGGAGAGAATTCGCTAGAGATCTATTGTGTGGGGGTCTTGTTGTCCCTTGCGGCATATCTCGTTCTGAGAACCATATCTGACGGCATGCTCGCTCAAGTCATCGTCAGCGGCACAGGCATCGCTCTTCTTACCGTCTTTGCCACATTGCTGACCGGGTTCGCGGGCCTTGCCGCGCCTCGAATAAGGCTACTTTGA
- a CDS encoding rhodanese family protein: MSLPTIKPAEARRLLDSGALLIDIREADEHAREKIPGARHLPLSKLDEADFALHRGQPVIFHCKSGARTQANAPRLAAKLSEPCEAFIVEGGLDAWRKAGLPVVNDQRQPLELQRQVQIGAGSLAVVGTLLGLFVSPWFFAVPAFVGAGLFTAGVTGFCGMARILMRAPWNRSVYGAPRRAA, encoded by the coding sequence ATGTCACTACCCACAATCAAGCCAGCCGAGGCACGCCGCCTTCTCGACAGTGGCGCGCTCCTGATCGACATCCGCGAAGCTGATGAGCACGCCCGCGAGAAAATTCCGGGCGCGCGGCACCTTCCCCTGTCGAAGCTCGACGAGGCCGACTTCGCCTTGCATCGGGGCCAGCCGGTCATCTTTCATTGCAAAAGCGGCGCCCGCACTCAGGCCAACGCGCCACGGCTCGCGGCGAAGCTGAGCGAACCCTGCGAAGCCTTTATCGTCGAAGGCGGGCTCGACGCCTGGCGCAAGGCCGGCCTACCGGTCGTGAACGACCAGCGCCAACCGCTGGAGCTTCAGCGCCAAGTGCAGATCGGGGCTGGCAGTCTTGCGGTCGTGGGCACGTTGCTCGGGCTCTTCGTATCGCCGTGGTTCTTCGCTGTACCGGCCTTCGTCGGTGCGGGGCTGTTCACGGCTGGTGTCACAGGCTTCTGTGGCATGGCCCGCATTCTCATGCGCGCGCCTTGGAACCGCAGCGTCTACGGCGCGCCCAGACGGGCCGCCTGA
- a CDS encoding host attachment protein, translating to MIKIPHHAVVFVGDGRKALFFRNEGDEKFPNLRVEAAFEDQNPATHDQGSDRPGRVSKAAHSGQRSAVETSGWHELEERRFVKQVAVAVERIVRGEPSTALIVVAPPRTLAALRSDFHPDVKRRIVAELANDLTRHPVGDIEKHLLRE from the coding sequence ATGATCAAGATACCGCATCACGCCGTGGTGTTCGTCGGCGATGGGCGAAAGGCTCTGTTCTTCCGGAACGAAGGTGACGAAAAATTCCCGAACTTGAGGGTGGAAGCCGCCTTCGAGGATCAGAATCCGGCAACCCACGACCAGGGAAGCGACCGGCCGGGCCGGGTGAGCAAAGCCGCGCATAGCGGGCAAAGAAGCGCGGTGGAGACGAGCGGTTGGCATGAGCTCGAGGAGCGCCGCTTTGTGAAGCAGGTGGCGGTAGCCGTGGAGCGCATTGTACGCGGCGAGCCATCGACGGCGCTGATCGTCGTCGCACCGCCGCGCACTCTGGCGGCGCTTCGGTCGGACTTCCATCCCGATGTGAAGCGCCGGATCGTGGCGGAGCTTGCCAACGACCTCACCAGGCACCCGGTCGGCGACATCGAAAAGCACTTGTTGCGCGAGTAG